The genomic interval CCGAGGACGACTCGGGTCTCGTCGGCCTCCTCGTGCTGCGGCCCGGCCGTGACCATCTCCTGCTCGACAACGTCGCCGTCCGACCGGATCGGCAGGGTCGGGGAGTCAGCTCGCTGCTGCTCGCGAAGGCCGAGGACCGCGCGCGCGAGCTGGCGCTGCCCGAGGTGCGGCTCTACACGAACGTGGCGATGACCGAGAACATCGGCTACTACCGACGTCACGGATACGTGCTGACGCACGGGGGGTCGTCGGACGGGTTCCGCCGCGCCCACTTCACCCTCAAGGTGCAGTGACCAGCCGCGCCCGATCGATCTTGGGAACGGGCGTCGACGACTC from Frankiales bacterium carries:
- a CDS encoding GNAT family N-acetyltransferase codes for the protein MTTLRRVGAADAPTMAALARDAYAIYVERIGRPPAPMEADYGAVVGDSESWVAEDDSGLVGLLVLRPGRDHLLLDNVAVRPDRQGRGVSSLLLAKAEDRARELALPEVRLYTNVAMTENIGYYRRHGYVLTHGGSSDGFRRAHFTLKVQ